Within the Streptomyces sp. NBC_00353 genome, the region CCCGTCGCATGCACGAGCCGCCCCGTACCCGAGCGCCCCCGCGGGCACACATGCCACCACCAGCCGCACATGCGCCCACAGTCCGGGCGACCGCCACAGTGCAGGCCGCCGCTCACCGGATCCACCCGACACCCTGCGATGCAGCACATACGCGGTGACCGCGAACCCCGCGAACAACGCCACCGAGTACGCCGCGGCCATCCCCGTCACCGCCCACCGCGCGGGCAGCAACAGATACGCGACACCGGACAGCCCCGCGTTGAACGCCGCGATCACCAGGTTCAGAAGGAACGGCGTACGGGTGTCGCCCATCGCGTAGAAGCCCCGGGACAGCACGTACTGCCCGGAGAACGCAATCAGTCCCGGCGCGAATGCCGTCATCATCCCCGCCATCACCGTGATGTCGGCGGCGCCGGTACGTCCGTACCCGAACACGGCCCCCATCACCCACGGCGCGAGCGCGAACAGCGCACCCGCTGCGGGCACCACCACCGCGGCCGTCGTCCGCAGCGCGTACGAGACATCGCGACGCACCCCGGCCAGATCGCCGTCGGCCGCCGCCCGGCTCATCCGCGGCATCAGCGCGGTGACGAGCGAGACGGTCACGATGCCCTGCGGCACCACCCACAGCTGGTAGGCGTAGCTGTACGCGGTATAGCCCGCGCCGCCCACCACGCCCTGCTCCACGGCGTGCTGCCCGGTGAGGGTGGAGAGCCGCGTCACCACCCAGTAGGCGACCTGGTTCGTCAGTACCAGCATCACGAGCCAGCCGGCCGATCGCAGCGGCCGGGTGAGGCCGCTCCCCCGCCAGTCGAACCGGGGCCGCCAGCGGAACTTCGCGGCCCGCAGGGCGGGCACCAGGGCCAGCGTCTGCACGGCGATCCCGGCCGTCGTCCCCCACCCCAGAAACTGGGCATGCGCGGGGGTCAGCGTGCCGTCGGAGCCTGCCGCGACGCCCAGATACAGTCCGAACACGGCAATGATCACAAGGTTGTTGAGGACCGGGGTCCACATCATCGCGCCGAACCGGTTGCGGGCATTCAGTACTTGACCGAGGAGCGTGAATAGCCCGTAGAAGAGGATCTGCGGCAGGCAGTAACGGGCCAGCGCGATCGTGAGCTCCGCCCGCTCGCCCGAGTAGGGGGTGTAGACAGCGACGATCAGCGGGGCGCCGGCGACAGCGAGCCCGGTGAGGGCGACGAGGCCGACCGCGCAGGCGGTGAGCAGCCGGTCGGTGTACGCGGCGCCTCCGTCGGCGTGTTCCTTGGCGGCCCGCACCAGTTCCGGGACGAACACCGCATTGAGGGCGCCGCCGATGAGGAGCATGTAGAGGATGTTGGGGACGGTGTTGGCTACCGTGTACCCGTCGGCCTGGAGGCCGGTGCCGAGTGCGGCGACGACGACCGCCGAGCGTATGAACCCGGTGGCGCGCGAGACGACCGAGCCGGCTGCCATGACGGCGCCGCTGCGCAGCACCGGCCCCGACCTGTCCGTCGCCTTCCGCTGCTCGTCCTCTGCGACCTCTCCGGTCGCCTCGGTGGCGGTCACCGGCGCGCCAAGTACGCCTGGAACGCGCGGTACAGCGTGTTGTTGGCGGCTCCGCCCACTGATGTCTCCCACTCTCCGAGGGTCTCGACGACCTGTCCGCCGGTGCCGAGCTTCCAGCGCAGCAGTCCGAAGGCGCGGTCGTCGGGGTCGAGGGTGGAGGGTACCCCGCGCATGTCGTACACCTCGGCGCCGAGAGCCAGCGCATCGAGCATCATCTGCCACTGGAGGGCGTTGCTGGGGCGGACCTCTCGGCGGTGGTCGGCGGACGCGCCCGTCTGATACCAGACCCGCCGCCCGGTGCTGATCATGGTGTGTGCGGCAAGGATCTCGCCCTCGTGGACGGCGAGGTAGAGATGCATCCGGCCGGGCTGTTCGGCGTTGAGCACGGCGTACTGCCGCTGGTAGTAGGCGAGGGAGCGGCCGAGACGGAAGCCGTCCCGCTCCTCCGTGATCCGCAGCAGTCGGTGGAACTCGGGCAGTTCGACCGCACCGCCGACGACGATCCGGACGCCGCACTTCTGGGCCTTGCGGACGTTGCGGCGCCACTCCTGGTTGAGCCCCGTCCACAGGTCGTCGGGGGTGCGTCCGGCGAGCGGTACCTGGAAGACATGGCGCGGCTGGGCGTCGGCGTCGTTCCCGGCGTCGCCGTCCCCGCCGCACCGGTGCCAGCCGCGTGCCCGGAGCCGTTCGGCGACAGCGGTGCCGAGCGGGTCCACCTCGGTCGCCAGGACGTCCCCGACCTTCCGGCGGGGCCCGGTGGCCGCCTTGAGCCGGGCGGTGTCCCAGCGGCGGTAGGCCGGTGACGGGCCGATCCGTACGGCGAAGGCACCGGCCCTCCGCAGATGCGCCATCAAAGGCAGCAGCCAGCGATCGATTTCGGGATCGGCCCAGTCGGCCACCGGCCCTTCCGGCAGATAGGCAAAGTATTTCCGGGTGCCCGGAAATTGCCGGTAGAGCACGAGGGCGCTGCCGATCAATTCACCGCTGTCGCCGTGCCATCCGACCATTTCCGACGTCCATTGATCCTTCACCTCGGCCCAGGACGGATACTGCAGAAAGCTCGCCCCGGCGCGCGCGGTCACACATGCCCGGTGCTCGGCAGCGGTGAGACTGCGTATCCGTAGCCCCTGTTCACCTCTGCGGTCACCGGTCGCGAGCAGCGCTGACATGTCCGTGGCCCTCCCCTGGTCCCTCCCGGCCGACGGCTCGGCGGGGCTGTACAGGATGTTCACAGCGGCCTATGACGGATCCGCGCGGCGAATGTGACCGGACGATGACCGTTGTGCTGCGTTCCTTGTCATACAAGGGAATCCATGGTTTTCCCGGTATTTGCGGAACCTATGGTCGAGTACATGCCTCTCCACCGATGAGAAGCACTGCCATGGAGGTTTTTCCGTTGATCTCTGTATGCCGGCGCATACGCCGCACCACCTCGCCCGCCCGCCCGGCCCGGCTGACTCTGATCGCAGGTACGGCGGTACTCGGCGCCGCCCTCACCGCCTGCTCGGGCGCCGCCGCATCGGACTCGGGTTCCGGGTCCGGTGATGATGCCGGGTCGGCCAGGACTCCGGACACCAGGATCACGGTGAACCTCCAGGGCACGAAGGCCGCCGCGGGCAAGCCGGTGACGGTGACGCTTGCCGACGGGAAGCTGAAGACCGTGAAGGTGACCGCCGCCGAAGGTGACGCGCTCACCGGCCGGATATCCGGCGACGGCCGGACCTGGACGTCGGACCGGGTCGCCGCACCCGGTACCGAGTACAGCGTCGAGGCCACGGACACCGGAGGCGGCACCGACCACGCGGCGTTCTCGACCGCCGCGGCCGACAAGGTCAACAAGCTGACGCTCGCCCCCGGCAAGAACACCACGGTCGGCGTCGCCCAGCCGCTGTCGATCGTCTTCGACAACCCGGTGAAGGACAAGGCCGCGGTCGAGCGGGGGCTGAAGGTCAGCACGTCGAACAACACCGAGGGGTCCTGGGGCTGGCTGCAGGACTACTCCGGCAAGGACAGGATCGACTGGCGGCCCAAGGAGTACTGGAAGTCCGGTACGCGCGTCACGCTCGACGCCGATCTGAACGGCATCGACTCGGGCCCGGCCGGCGGCTGGTTCGTGCGTGACTACGCGACGACGTTCACGATCGGCCGCAACCAGGTGGTCAAGGTCGACCTCGACCGGCACCGGCTGGCGTTGCGCCGAGACGGACAAACGGTCATGGACGTGCCCATGTCGGCGGGCACCCCGGGCGGGGACAAGGCGTCCTGGCGGGGCACGGCCGTACTGATGGCGAAGGAGGGCACGATCAACATGCGCTCCGAGACGGTCGGTCTGGGCGACGCGTACGACAAGATGGTCGACTCGTCGATGCGGCTGACCTGGTCGGGGATGTACGCCCATGCCGCGCCGTGGCCGTGGAACGCCGCGTATTTCGGGGTCGCCAACCACAGTTCCGGCTGTGTGGGGATGAGCGACGCGAACGCCGCGGAGCTGTACCGGAAGGCGCAGGTCGGCGACCCGTTCGAGATCACCGGCGCGGACGCCAAGGGCACGGTCGCGGAGGGCAACGGCTACGGGGCGTGGAATGTGTCCTGGTCCGACTGGCAGGCGAAGAGCGCCCTCGACTGATCCGCGAGTCCGCGACACCTCCGACGCCTCCGACGTCCTGACCTCGCGTCACCGCTGACACCACGTCCAACAATCGTTACGCTCACGAAACTTACCGGGGAGTTACCAACGGTAAATGGCCAGGGTTACCGTCGGGTCACTTTGCACTGACACGCGTGAGGAGTGACCCGTGGGACGTCCGTACCCGGCTCTGCGCACCACCGCATCCATCGGAACCGCTGCCGTCCTGATCGCCGGAGCCGCCCTCGGCGCGGCTCCGGCGGCCGTCGCCCAGCCCCTCGCCGCACCCGCGGCGGCGTCGGCCCCGAGCCTGAAGTTCTACGACATCCCCGGCTCCGGCGGGATCACGCTCAAGGGCAATGTCTTCACACCCGCCGGTGCGGAGCCGGGCGACAAACACCCGCTGATCGTGCTGCCCTCCAGCTGGGCGACGCCGCAGATCGAGTATCTCGCCCAGGCACAGCAGCTGGCCGACTCCGGCTATGTGGTGGTCAGTTACACCTCACGCGGCTTCTGGCTCTCCGGCGGAAGGATCGAGGTCGCAGGGCCGCCGGACATCGCCGATGTCTCCGCCGTCATCGACTGGGCCCTCGCCCACACCCCCGCCGACCCGCAGCGCATCGGCATGGGCGGCGTGTCGTACGGAGCGGGCATCAGCCTGCTCGCGGCCGGCCACGACAAGCGGATCAAGGCCGTGG harbors:
- the murJ gene encoding murein biosynthesis integral membrane protein MurJ; translated protein: MTATEATGEVAEDEQRKATDRSGPVLRSGAVMAAGSVVSRATGFIRSAVVVAALGTGLQADGYTVANTVPNILYMLLIGGALNAVFVPELVRAAKEHADGGAAYTDRLLTACAVGLVALTGLAVAGAPLIVAVYTPYSGERAELTIALARYCLPQILFYGLFTLLGQVLNARNRFGAMMWTPVLNNLVIIAVFGLYLGVAAGSDGTLTPAHAQFLGWGTTAGIAVQTLALVPALRAAKFRWRPRFDWRGSGLTRPLRSAGWLVMLVLTNQVAYWVVTRLSTLTGQHAVEQGVVGGAGYTAYSYAYQLWVVPQGIVTVSLVTALMPRMSRAAADGDLAGVRRDVSYALRTTAAVVVPAAGALFALAPWVMGAVFGYGRTGAADITVMAGMMTAFAPGLIAFSGQYVLSRGFYAMGDTRTPFLLNLVIAAFNAGLSGVAYLLLPARWAVTGMAAAYSVALFAGFAVTAYVLHRRVSGGSGERRPALWRSPGLWAHVRLVVACVPAGALGYGAARACDGSGDVVAAAAGVMVLLGVVGALARPLRLAEVSAVLAAGRGRLRR
- a CDS encoding lipid II:glycine glycyltransferase FemX; the encoded protein is MSALLATGDRRGEQGLRIRSLTAAEHRACVTARAGASFLQYPSWAEVKDQWTSEMVGWHGDSGELIGSALVLYRQFPGTRKYFAYLPEGPVADWADPEIDRWLLPLMAHLRRAGAFAVRIGPSPAYRRWDTARLKAATGPRRKVGDVLATEVDPLGTAVAERLRARGWHRCGGDGDAGNDADAQPRHVFQVPLAGRTPDDLWTGLNQEWRRNVRKAQKCGVRIVVGGAVELPEFHRLLRITEERDGFRLGRSLAYYQRQYAVLNAEQPGRMHLYLAVHEGEILAAHTMISTGRRVWYQTGASADHRREVRPSNALQWQMMLDALALGAEVYDMRGVPSTLDPDDRAFGLLRWKLGTGGQVVETLGEWETSVGGAANNTLYRAFQAYLARR
- a CDS encoding Ig-like domain-containing protein is translated as MEVFPLISVCRRIRRTTSPARPARLTLIAGTAVLGAALTACSGAAASDSGSGSGDDAGSARTPDTRITVNLQGTKAAAGKPVTVTLADGKLKTVKVTAAEGDALTGRISGDGRTWTSDRVAAPGTEYSVEATDTGGGTDHAAFSTAAADKVNKLTLAPGKNTTVGVAQPLSIVFDNPVKDKAAVERGLKVSTSNNTEGSWGWLQDYSGKDRIDWRPKEYWKSGTRVTLDADLNGIDSGPAGGWFVRDYATTFTIGRNQVVKVDLDRHRLALRRDGQTVMDVPMSAGTPGGDKASWRGTAVLMAKEGTINMRSETVGLGDAYDKMVDSSMRLTWSGMYAHAAPWPWNAAYFGVANHSSGCVGMSDANAAELYRKAQVGDPFEITGADAKGTVAEGNGYGAWNVSWSDWQAKSALD